The Sulfurimonas lithotrophica genome includes a region encoding these proteins:
- a CDS encoding saccharopine dehydrogenase family protein, with translation MNKTLIIGAGGVSRVVVHKCVQNADVFGQIILASRTKARCDEIKSELPDADIVTAAVDADNVDELVALIEKTKADIVVNVALPYQDLSIMDACIATKTPYLDTANYEHPDEAKFEYKLQWARDEKFKEAGIMGLLGSGFDPGVTNVFCAYAQKHYFDTIEYIDILDCNAGDHGYPFATNFNPEINLREVSANGRYWENGEWIETKPMEIMQVWDYPEVGPKDSYLLYHEEMESLVKHIKGLKRIRFFMTFGQSYLTHMNCLQNVGMLGIEPVEHQGQKIVPIEFLKTLLPDPSTLGPRTKGKTNIGIVAEGLKDGVRKKIYIYQVSDHEKCYEETNSQAVSYTTGVPAMIGAKLMLENKWSGKGVFNMEEFDPDIFMDELNTQGLPWQIKELEV, from the coding sequence ATGAACAAAACTTTGATTATAGGTGCCGGAGGCGTCAGTCGTGTTGTTGTACACAAATGTGTACAAAATGCAGATGTATTTGGTCAAATCATACTCGCTTCAAGAACAAAAGCCAGATGTGATGAAATAAAAAGTGAATTGCCGGATGCAGATATTGTTACTGCAGCGGTAGATGCAGATAATGTAGATGAACTTGTAGCTTTGATAGAAAAAACAAAAGCTGACATAGTTGTAAATGTGGCATTGCCTTATCAAGACTTAAGCATAATGGATGCCTGTATAGCCACTAAAACTCCGTATCTTGATACTGCAAATTATGAACATCCGGATGAGGCTAAGTTTGAATACAAACTTCAGTGGGCTAGAGATGAAAAGTTTAAAGAAGCGGGAATTATGGGTCTGCTTGGAAGTGGATTTGACCCGGGTGTTACAAACGTGTTTTGTGCATATGCCCAAAAGCATTATTTTGATACGATAGAGTATATAGATATTTTAGACTGTAATGCAGGTGATCACGGGTATCCTTTTGCAACTAATTTTAACCCTGAGATAAATCTTCGTGAAGTTTCAGCGAATGGTCGTTACTGGGAAAACGGAGAGTGGATAGAAACGAAACCGATGGAAATTATGCAAGTTTGGGATTATCCTGAAGTAGGTCCAAAAGATTCATATCTATTGTATCATGAGGAGATGGAATCTTTAGTTAAGCATATTAAAGGTTTAAAGCGTATAAGATTTTTTATGACCTTCGGTCAAAGTTATCTAACACATATGAATTGTCTGCAAAACGTAGGGATGCTTGGCATCGAACCGGTTGAGCATCAAGGGCAAAAAATAGTACCGATAGAGTTTTTAAAAACACTTTTACCAGATCCTTCTACTCTTGGTCCTCGTACAAAAGGTAAAACAAATATAGGTATAGTCGCAGAAGGTTTAAAAGACGGTGTCAGAAAAAAAATATATATCTATCAAGTGAGTGACCATGAAAAATGTTACGAAGAGACAAATTCTCAAGCGGTTTCATACACTACGGGAGTTCCTGCGATGATTGGAGCAAAACTTATGCTTGAAAATAAATGGAGCGGCAAAGGTGTATTTAATATGGAAGAGTTTGATCCTGATATATTTATGGACGAGTTAAATACTCAGGGACTTCCTTGGCAGATTAAAGAATTAGAGGTTTAA
- a CDS encoding DUF695 domain-containing protein yields the protein MLSFYERIEDDKKVKIEVESDIKRYLNNSWLLSVFLHIDSSSSDSEHYMDFLRLKGSLIISLEDEDRTGYVGSRAVDGWTEFYFYSSTSQDIKVRSGDVLQYADYNYESHVVKDEDWSFYHRNLEPTLKEAEKIALIKKKVKENK from the coding sequence ATGCTGAGCTTTTATGAACGGATAGAAGATGATAAAAAAGTTAAAATAGAAGTCGAGAGTGATATAAAACGCTATTTAAATAACTCTTGGCTTTTAAGTGTTTTTTTACACATAGATAGCTCTAGTTCTGATTCTGAGCACTATATGGATTTTCTGCGTTTAAAAGGTTCTCTTATTATCTCTTTAGAAGATGAAGACAGAACAGGTTATGTAGGTTCTCGTGCCGTTGACGGTTGGACAGAGTTTTATTTTTATTCAAGTACTTCTCAGGATATTAAAGTTCGCAGTGGAGATGTGCTTCAGTATGCAGACTATAATTATGAAAGTCATGTAGTAAAAGACGAAGACTGGTCTTTTTACCATAGAAATCTTGAACCGACTCTAAAAGAGGCTGAAAAAATAGCCCTAATTAAAAAAAAAGTAAAAGAAAATAAATAG
- the recO gene encoding recombination protein RecO: protein MQGFIINLNKVKDEDLIVTIISKNSLDTLYRFYGARHGVINLGFKIDYEKEGSAKSSIERLKDVIHIGYKWINNHEKLRLWQNFLRLFYKHLKDAHEIDDFYFNLLEDASQNWDKQSSKRVAVESYVKLLEYEGRLHTEMECFLCHNKIEGDISLIRAYLPTHKECTHTLQISQHGLKELYEHKSSLFLSNKEVDRLWHILLEGL, encoded by the coding sequence ATGCAAGGTTTTATAATAAATCTTAACAAAGTAAAAGATGAAGACTTAATTGTCACAATAATATCAAAAAACTCTTTAGATACCCTTTATAGATTTTACGGTGCTAGACACGGTGTAATAAATCTAGGTTTTAAAATAGACTATGAAAAAGAAGGATCGGCAAAATCATCTATTGAGAGATTAAAAGACGTTATTCATATCGGATATAAATGGATAAACAATCATGAAAAACTTCGTCTTTGGCAAAATTTTTTGAGGTTATTTTATAAGCATCTAAAAGATGCGCACGAAATTGACGATTTTTATTTTAATCTCCTAGAGGACGCATCTCAAAATTGGGATAAACAAAGTTCAAAAAGAGTAGCAGTAGAGTCTTATGTGAAGCTTCTTGAATATGAAGGACGTTTGCACACAGAGATGGAATGTTTTTTATGTCATAATAAAATTGAGGGTGATATATCACTCATTCGTGCTTATCTTCCGACTCACAAAGAGTGTACACATACTTTACAAATATCTCAGCATGGACTTAAAGAGTTATATGAACATAAATCTAGCCTATTTTTAAGCAATAAAGAAGTAGATAGGCTTTGGCATATCTTACTTGAGGGTTTATGA
- the nspC gene encoding carboxynorspermidine decarboxylase, which translates to MKTPYYLCEEKLLEKNLKLLDYVQQKSGAKIILALKGFAMHSTFPLVSKYLKGCTSSGLHEAKLAYEEFKKYNEKAEVHTYSPAYSEDDIKEIAKISDHIVFNSPSQLFKYVRLVKDINKNVSLSIRINPEVSASPKDIYNPCGLYSRLGTTLENFNEDVLEHIDGLNFHALCEQDVDALEEVLEAFEKNFSKYFKGLKYINFGGGHHITKKGYDVEKLIRIIKTFREKYDVEVYLEPGEAVGWEVGYLVSTVLDTFNNGMDVAILDTSAEAHMPDTLAMPYRAEVRGAGIAGEKKYTYRFGGNTCLAGDIMGDYSFDEPLKVGDKVVFEDQIHYTFVKNTTFNGIKLPSLVLKKLDGTVELVKEFGYEDYRDRLS; encoded by the coding sequence ATGAAAACTCCGTATTATTTATGTGAAGAGAAGCTTTTAGAGAAAAATCTTAAGCTTCTTGATTATGTCCAACAAAAGAGTGGTGCTAAGATTATTTTAGCACTTAAGGGTTTTGCGATGCACTCAACCTTCCCATTGGTATCAAAATACCTAAAGGGTTGTACTTCAAGTGGTTTGCATGAAGCCAAACTTGCATATGAAGAGTTTAAAAAGTATAATGAAAAAGCTGAAGTTCATACATACTCGCCTGCATACAGTGAAGATGATATAAAAGAGATTGCAAAGATATCCGACCATATCGTTTTTAACTCTCCAAGTCAGCTTTTTAAGTATGTCCGATTAGTAAAAGATATAAATAAAAACGTCAGTTTATCTATCAGAATAAATCCTGAAGTATCAGCTTCTCCAAAAGACATATATAACCCATGTGGACTTTATAGTCGTTTAGGGACTACTCTTGAAAATTTTAACGAGGATGTTTTAGAACATATAGACGGACTTAATTTTCATGCCCTTTGCGAACAGGACGTAGATGCACTTGAAGAGGTATTGGAAGCATTTGAGAAGAACTTCTCAAAATATTTCAAAGGTTTAAAATATATAAATTTTGGAGGAGGGCATCACATAACTAAAAAAGGTTATGATGTAGAAAAACTTATTCGAATAATAAAAACTTTTAGAGAAAAATATGATGTTGAAGTGTATCTTGAACCGGGAGAAGCCGTAGGCTGGGAAGTAGGATACCTTGTCAGCACGGTACTTGATACTTTTAACAACGGTATGGATGTAGCTATACTTGACACTTCTGCAGAAGCACATATGCCCGACACTCTTGCGATGCCATATCGTGCAGAGGTTCGTGGTGCAGGAATAGCAGGAGAGAAAAAATATACCTACCGCTTTGGCGGAAATACATGTCTTGCCGGCGATATTATGGGTGATTATTCTTTTGATGAACCTCTAAAAGTTGGGGATAAGGTTGTTTTTGAAGATCAAATCCATTATACGTTTGTAAAAAATACTACATTCAACGGAATTAAACTCCCGTCTTTAGTTTTAAAAAAGCTTGATGGAACTGTAGAATTGGTTAAAGAGTTTGGATATGAAGATTATAGAGATAGATTGTCATAA
- a CDS encoding HDOD domain-containing protein, translating to MNYNSLVNTIESLPPLSNAATMIQKLYEHGAAEVNISKLVKLIESDAVLTANILKMINSPLYGFSRQIASVAQAVTLFGTDMVYGLVIHYAINERMKANTDMFGVSPTIFNDICQLQSSLVTQWYSKIDTRQAQFLAPLALIMESGKLVMAEDIIKGDYIQDFKIQYQKAKDPLSYEDSIFGTSSYFVSGMLFEHWNLEPLYVEILKALDYEQEYTTNKVQSYADTLAVIKTAINPREILTKESVLKAARLVDNQGFDKDYFISVALRIKKAYIENLKKR from the coding sequence ATGAATTATAACAGTTTAGTAAATACAATCGAATCATTACCGCCTCTTTCAAATGCGGCAACTATGATTCAAAAGCTGTACGAACATGGTGCAGCAGAAGTAAATATTTCTAAACTGGTTAAATTGATAGAATCGGATGCAGTACTTACCGCAAATATTTTAAAAATGATAAATTCTCCTTTATACGGCTTTTCAAGACAAATCGCATCCGTAGCACAAGCTGTTACTCTTTTTGGAACAGATATGGTGTACGGGTTGGTTATACATTATGCAATAAACGAGAGAATGAAAGCAAATACCGATATGTTCGGAGTTTCCCCGACTATATTTAATGATATCTGTCAATTACAAAGTTCCCTAGTAACACAGTGGTATTCTAAAATAGACACCCGCCAAGCTCAGTTTTTAGCTCCATTGGCACTTATAATGGAGTCAGGAAAATTAGTTATGGCAGAAGATATTATCAAAGGTGATTATATACAAGATTTTAAAATACAATATCAAAAAGCAAAAGATCCCCTCTCATATGAGGATTCTATCTTTGGTACATCCTCATATTTTGTATCTGGTATGTTGTTTGAGCATTGGAACTTGGAACCTTTATATGTAGAAATATTAAAAGCACTTGATTATGAACAAGAATATACAACAAATAAAGTTCAAAGTTATGCAGATACTTTAGCAGTAATAAAAACTGCTATTAATCCTAGAGAAATTTTAACAAAAGAATCGGTTTTAAAAGCGGCAAGACTTGTCGATAATCAAGGTTTTGACAAAGACTATTTTATAAGTGTAGCACTTAGAATTAAAAAAGCGTATATAGAAAATTTAAAAAAAAGATGA
- a CDS encoding MFS transporter, whose protein sequence is MNKMFALTGVLNYLIVVFLNAFTDLGHKIIIQNTIFKVYDSSEQIILTAIINAMILLPFILVFSPSGFLADRFAKHTIMKHSAAFAVVITLFITFSYYQGWFLFAFLMTFLLALQSAIYSPAKYGYIKELVGEKFITQGNGAVQAVTIVAILGGIIFYSAFFESMVADNFHTNEDILKEIAPLGWFLVFGSIIEWFLASKLPNKMLKLSYKKFDFKKYIKGDYLLKNLKITKRKPEIFEAILALSILWSISQVILAIFGEYAKSQLGVTNALVVQGVMALAGFGIVLGSVVVSIYSKYFINLGYIVLGAFGITIVVFIVPYTASMAINAFLFLLFGVFTAFIIVPLNAQIQYLAPSVHLGTILAGNNFIQNIFMFTFLSITTIFAYFGMDSEVLFYIMGFVGIYLIYLVYKRYSYMAVWAIFTFLFCIRYKVEYKGLENIPKNQAVLLLGNHVSWLDWLILQMPIKKRINFMMDKDIYNYKILTPVLKKGNVIPISSKSFKDSMIEASNRLKNSEIVALYPEGEISIDNNLSKFKSGYEKLDGGDDCLIVPYFIDGMFGSLFAKNKNNQHDSMLKRRVISVEFEKPILNNIKADELQKIIQKLKDKKD, encoded by the coding sequence ATGAATAAGATGTTTGCACTTACAGGTGTGTTAAACTATCTTATCGTTGTTTTTTTAAATGCTTTTACGGACTTAGGTCATAAAATAATCATACAAAACACTATTTTTAAAGTATATGATTCTAGTGAGCAAATAATTTTAACTGCGATTATAAATGCTATGATTTTGCTACCTTTTATCTTGGTATTCTCTCCTTCAGGTTTTTTAGCAGACAGATTTGCCAAACATACTATAATGAAACACTCGGCTGCTTTTGCGGTTGTGATTACACTTTTTATTACATTTTCATATTATCAAGGTTGGTTTTTATTTGCTTTTTTGATGACCTTTTTATTGGCACTTCAAAGTGCAATATATTCTCCTGCAAAATATGGATATATAAAAGAGCTAGTCGGTGAAAAGTTTATAACACAAGGTAACGGTGCAGTTCAGGCTGTAACTATTGTAGCTATACTTGGCGGGATTATTTTTTATTCTGCATTTTTCGAGTCAATGGTAGCAGATAATTTTCATACGAACGAAGATATTTTAAAAGAGATTGCACCGCTTGGATGGTTTTTGGTTTTTGGCTCAATTATAGAGTGGTTTTTAGCATCAAAATTACCAAATAAAATGTTAAAACTAAGTTATAAAAAATTTGATTTTAAAAAGTATATTAAAGGGGACTATCTTTTAAAAAACCTAAAAATCACTAAAAGAAAACCTGAGATTTTTGAAGCTATTTTGGCACTGAGTATTTTATGGTCTATATCACAGGTCATACTTGCTATTTTCGGTGAATATGCTAAAAGTCAGCTTGGTGTTACGAATGCACTTGTTGTTCAAGGTGTTATGGCACTGGCAGGTTTTGGAATAGTTTTGGGTTCGGTTGTAGTTTCGATATATTCAAAATATTTTATAAATCTCGGTTACATTGTCTTGGGTGCTTTTGGAATTACTATAGTTGTTTTTATCGTTCCATATACCGCATCTATGGCTATAAACGCCTTTTTGTTTTTACTCTTTGGTGTTTTTACGGCTTTTATTATAGTTCCTTTAAATGCGCAAATACAGTACTTGGCTCCATCTGTGCATCTGGGTACTATACTTGCAGGGAACAATTTTATACAGAACATCTTTATGTTTACGTTCTTATCTATAACGACAATATTTGCATATTTTGGAATGGATTCAGAGGTTTTATTTTATATTATGGGTTTTGTCGGAATTTATCTTATATACTTGGTATATAAAAGATACTCTTATATGGCAGTTTGGGCAATCTTTACTTTTTTATTTTGCATAAGATATAAGGTTGAATATAAAGGATTGGAAAATATACCTAAAAACCAAGCTGTATTGCTTCTTGGAAATCATGTGAGTTGGTTGGATTGGTTGATACTTCAGATGCCTATAAAAAAGCGCATAAATTTTATGATGGACAAAGATATATATAATTATAAAATCCTAACACCGGTACTTAAAAAAGGCAATGTGATACCTATATCATCTAAATCGTTTAAAGATTCAATGATTGAAGCATCCAACAGATTAAAAAACTCTGAAATAGTAGCTTTGTATCCGGAAGGAGAAATTTCAATAGATAATAATCTTTCAAAATTTAAAAGTGGTTACGAAAAATTAGACGGCGGAGACGATTGTTTAATCGTTCCGTATTTTATAGACGGGATGTTTGGTTCTTTATTTGCAAAAAATAAAAATAACCAACACGATTCTATGCTTAAAAGAAGAGTTATAAGTGTTGAGTTTGAAAAACCTATTTTAAATAATATAAAAGCCGATGAGTTGCAAAAGATTATTCAAAAGCTAAAAGATAAAAAAGATTAG
- a CDS encoding DUF695 domain-containing protein: MIEKYINIDEDFNIEVELDINEDVQTYPWLFSLFIGSEISDEIKSEIIEIVEKKPFVKYVGMRLIDGWSELYFYSLNSKNIQNEIHSYLQQNSFKFESGVVKDTKWEFYQGNLQPSELEFFMIESQKIVAMLKEEGDDIIKEREVEHYVMFDTQTQMQRFVENVKTIGFEFKDEISSDECEYGVAVVKTHNLLYKTLYENIQELNELASKEHGYYELWSTTLVEE; this comes from the coding sequence ATGATAGAAAAATATATAAATATTGACGAAGACTTTAATATAGAAGTCGAACTTGATATTAATGAAGACGTACAAACTTACCCTTGGTTATTTTCACTTTTTATAGGTAGTGAGATTAGTGATGAAATAAAGAGTGAAATTATTGAAATAGTAGAGAAAAAACCGTTTGTAAAATATGTAGGGATGCGTTTGATAGACGGCTGGAGCGAATTATATTTTTATTCGCTTAATTCTAAAAATATACAAAACGAGATTCACTCTTATCTTCAACAAAACTCTTTTAAATTTGAGAGCGGTGTTGTAAAAGATACTAAATGGGAATTTTACCAAGGAAATTTACAACCGAGTGAGTTAGAGTTTTTTATGATTGAATCTCAAAAGATTGTAGCTATGCTAAAAGAAGAGGGTGACGATATAATAAAAGAACGTGAAGTTGAGCACTATGTTATGTTTGACACCCAAACTCAGATGCAAAGGTTTGTAGAAAACGTCAAAACTATCGGTTTTGAATTTAAAGATGAGATAAGCAGTGATGAGTGTGAATACGGTGTAGCTGTTGTTAAAACTCATAACCTGCTTTATAAAACACTTTATGAGAACATACAAGAACTAAATGAACTTGCAAGTAAAGAACATGGCTATTATGAACTTTGGAGTACTACTTTAGTGGAGGAATAG